The following proteins come from a genomic window of Acuticoccus sediminis:
- a CDS encoding YicC/YloC family endoribonuclease translates to MAQRETAPIQSMTGFASREGEQDGIGWQMDVRSVNGRSLDVRIRLPAGLDRHEPEIRRMIGGAFRRGNIAMTLTLRRGEAPARYIVNQEQLAAYVDAIQSLAASGSVAAPRADGLLALKGVIEATGDEETLLSGAVIIEGVAGLIADLTTERQAEGGRIVPMILGQLEDMDRIRGYIDEHPERSVETIKARVDRQIAALLSGQSLSEERLHQEAALIATRADVREELDRLSAHIAAARELLAEGGPVGRRLDFLAQELNRETNTICAKSPHHAVTAMGLELKAVVEQMREQVQNLE, encoded by the coding sequence ATGGCCCAGCGCGAGACCGCCCCCATCCAGTCCATGACCGGCTTTGCCAGCCGAGAGGGGGAACAGGATGGGATCGGGTGGCAGATGGACGTCCGTTCGGTGAACGGGCGCTCGCTCGACGTCAGGATCCGCCTGCCGGCCGGCCTCGACCGTCACGAGCCCGAAATCCGCCGCATGATCGGCGGCGCCTTCCGCCGCGGCAACATCGCGATGACCTTGACGCTGCGCCGCGGCGAGGCACCGGCACGTTACATCGTCAACCAGGAACAGCTCGCCGCCTACGTCGATGCGATCCAGTCGCTCGCCGCCTCCGGCTCCGTCGCGGCGCCGCGCGCCGACGGCCTCCTCGCCCTGAAGGGCGTGATCGAGGCGACCGGCGACGAGGAGACGCTGCTCTCCGGCGCCGTCATCATCGAGGGTGTCGCCGGCCTGATCGCCGACCTGACCACCGAGCGGCAGGCCGAGGGCGGGCGCATCGTGCCGATGATCCTCGGCCAGCTGGAGGACATGGACCGCATCCGCGGCTACATCGACGAGCACCCGGAGCGTTCGGTCGAGACCATCAAGGCGCGGGTCGACCGGCAGATCGCCGCGCTCCTCTCCGGCCAGTCCCTGTCGGAGGAGCGGCTCCACCAGGAGGCGGCGCTCATCGCCACCCGCGCCGACGTGCGCGAGGAGCTCGACCGTCTCTCCGCCCACATCGCCGCCGCGCGCGAGCTTCTGGCGGAAGGGGGGCCGGTGGGCCGCCGCCTCGATTTCCTGGCGCAGGAGCTGAACCGCGAGACCAACACCATCTGCGCCAAGTCCCCGCACCACGCCGTGACCGCCATGGGTCTTGAGCTGAAGGCGGTGGTCGAGCAGATGCGCGAACAGGTGCAAAACCTCGAATGA
- the gmk gene encoding guanylate kinase codes for MSTRHFARRGLLVILSSPSGAGKSTISRLLLDREKDLSLSISVTTRARRPSEVHGVHYHFVAMREFEKMRERGELLEWAEVHGNCYGTPRDPVETSLSEGRDVLFDIDWQGAEQIAAAMPEDVVSIFVLPPSGPELHSRLVRRAEDDEATILRRLANAREELGHYSDYDYVIVNDELQTALDGVTAILHAERLRRRRLVGVDGFVEGIVSAL; via the coding sequence ATGAGCACGCGCCACTTCGCCCGGCGCGGTCTCCTCGTCATCTTGTCGTCGCCGTCCGGCGCGGGGAAGAGCACCATCTCGCGCCTCCTCCTGGACCGCGAGAAGGATCTCTCCCTCTCCATCTCCGTCACCACCCGGGCCCGCCGCCCGAGCGAGGTGCACGGCGTCCACTATCACTTCGTCGCGATGCGCGAGTTCGAGAAGATGCGCGAGCGCGGCGAGCTGCTGGAGTGGGCGGAAGTGCACGGCAACTGCTACGGCACGCCGCGGGACCCGGTGGAGACGTCGCTGTCGGAGGGCCGCGACGTCCTCTTCGACATCGACTGGCAGGGCGCCGAGCAGATCGCCGCGGCAATGCCGGAGGACGTGGTGTCGATCTTCGTCCTGCCGCCGTCCGGTCCGGAGCTGCACTCGCGCCTTGTCCGGCGCGCCGAGGACGACGAGGCGACCATCCTGCGCCGGCTCGCCAACGCGCGCGAGGAGCTCGGCCACTACAGCGACTACGACTACGTCATCGTGAACGACGAGCTTCAGACGGCGCTCGACGGGGTGACGGCGATCCTGCACGCCGAACGGCTGCGCCGCCGCCGGCTGGTCGGTGTGGACGGTTTCGTCGAGGGGATCGTCTCCGCCCTCTGA
- a CDS encoding helix-turn-helix domain-containing protein, with the protein MKGAPVGAKKTPREPGAAAPKRSAAAATTAAPLANRPHLDQDPHAVRDPRERVLEVAIGREVRALRVRLGITAAELAAKTGISVGMLSKIENGQTSPSLTTLQALSGALGVPLTVFFRRFEEERSAVFVKAGEGVDVDRRGTRAGHQYTLLGHLGFNSAGVTVEPYLITLTEESDVFPAFQHEGLEFLFMLEGEVVYRHGDNLYRMTPGDSLFFDADAQHGPEELVRRPIRYLSIISYRAHREAD; encoded by the coding sequence ATGAAAGGGGCGCCGGTGGGGGCGAAGAAGACACCGCGCGAGCCCGGCGCTGCCGCACCGAAGCGGTCCGCCGCTGCCGCCACGACGGCCGCCCCGCTCGCCAACCGCCCCCATCTCGACCAGGACCCCCATGCCGTGCGCGACCCGCGCGAGCGCGTGCTGGAGGTCGCCATCGGGCGGGAGGTGCGTGCGCTGCGGGTGCGCCTCGGCATCACCGCGGCGGAGCTCGCCGCCAAGACCGGCATCTCCGTCGGCATGCTCTCCAAGATCGAGAACGGGCAGACCTCGCCGTCTCTGACCACGCTGCAGGCGCTTTCGGGCGCGCTCGGCGTCCCGCTCACCGTCTTCTTCCGCCGCTTCGAGGAGGAGCGGAGCGCGGTCTTCGTGAAGGCGGGGGAAGGCGTCGACGTCGACCGCCGCGGCACGCGTGCAGGGCACCAGTATACGCTCCTCGGCCACCTCGGCTTCAATTCCGCCGGCGTCACGGTCGAGCCGTATCTGATCACGCTCACCGAGGAGTCGGACGTCTTCCCGGCCTTCCAGCACGAGGGGCTCGAGTTCCTGTTCATGCTGGAGGGGGAGGTGGTCTACCGCCACGGCGACAACCTCTACCGCATGACCCCCGGCGACAGCCTCTTCTTCGACGCCGACGCCCAGCACGGGCCGGAGGAGCTGGTGCGCCGGCCGATTCGATATCTCTCGATCATCTCGTACCGGGCCCACCGGGAGGCGGACTGA
- a CDS encoding class II glutamine amidotransferase, translated as MCGVVGLFLKNETLRGDLGAMTAEMLAVLTDRGPDSAGIAIYAPAGVGEAKLTVRSDDPKIDWDAVAAGVGESIRHSVGVVARDTHAVLTVPADMVESAATAVRHQRADIAVMSRGEAMEIYKEVGLPADVTKRFEIGRMAGTHAIGHTRMATESAVTTMGAHPFSTGADQCLIHNGSLSNHNNVRRKLKWAGISFESENDTEVAAAYLTHRMAEGLDLGAALDAGIRDLDGFYTFVVATKTGFGVLRDPIACKPAVLAETDDYVAIGSEYRAMAMLPGIDAAKVWEPEPATSYFWTHQ; from the coding sequence ATGTGCGGTGTCGTCGGACTGTTTCTGAAGAACGAGACGCTTCGCGGCGACCTCGGCGCCATGACGGCGGAGATGCTCGCGGTCCTCACCGACCGCGGGCCCGACAGCGCCGGAATCGCGATCTACGCCCCCGCCGGCGTGGGAGAGGCGAAGCTCACCGTCCGCTCCGACGACCCCAAGATCGACTGGGACGCCGTCGCCGCGGGGGTCGGCGAGAGCATCCGCCACTCCGTCGGCGTCGTCGCGCGCGACACGCACGCGGTGCTGACCGTGCCGGCCGACATGGTCGAGAGCGCGGCCACGGCGGTGAGGCACCAGCGGGCGGACATCGCGGTGATGTCGCGCGGCGAGGCGATGGAGATCTACAAGGAGGTCGGTCTTCCCGCCGACGTCACGAAGCGCTTCGAGATCGGCCGGATGGCCGGGACCCACGCCATCGGCCACACCCGCATGGCGACCGAGTCGGCGGTGACGACGATGGGCGCGCACCCGTTCTCCACCGGCGCGGACCAGTGCCTCATCCACAACGGATCGCTGTCGAACCACAACAACGTGCGGCGCAAGCTGAAGTGGGCCGGCATCTCGTTCGAGAGCGAGAACGACACCGAGGTCGCCGCCGCCTACCTCACCCACAGGATGGCCGAAGGGCTCGACCTCGGCGCCGCGCTCGACGCCGGCATCCGGGACCTCGACGGCTTCTATACCTTCGTCGTCGCCACGAAGACCGGCTTCGGCGTGCTGCGCGACCCGATCGCCTGCAAGCCCGCGGTGCTGGCGGAGACGGACGACTACGTCGCCATCGGCTCCGAGTACCGCGCGATGGCGATGCTGCCGGGGATCGACGCCGCGAAGGTCTGGGAGCCGGAGCCGGCCACCAGCTACTTCTGGACGCACCAATGA
- a CDS encoding protein GlxC yields the protein MTTFDLAEAPLRDLNRALHEIAAGDNRTTWEILNPRGAHSVAVGVMEPVEILVRGNVGYYCGGMNEAATIRVEGSAGPGLGENIMSGSIRVTGDASQYAGATGRGGLIVIEGNASSRCGISMKGVDIVVGGNVGHMSAFMAQAGRLVVLGDAGHGLGDSIYEAELYVRGTVASLGADCEEKEMDGPHREALAALLAAAGLDADPAAFRRYGSARTLYHFDVDNADAY from the coding sequence ATGACCACCTTCGACCTGGCCGAGGCGCCGCTGCGCGACCTGAACCGCGCGCTGCACGAGATCGCGGCGGGCGACAACCGCACCACCTGGGAGATCCTCAACCCGCGCGGCGCCCACTCCGTCGCCGTCGGCGTGATGGAGCCGGTCGAGATCCTCGTGCGCGGCAACGTCGGCTACTACTGCGGCGGCATGAACGAGGCTGCCACCATCCGGGTGGAGGGTTCGGCCGGGCCGGGGCTCGGCGAGAACATCATGTCCGGGAGCATCCGCGTGACCGGCGACGCCAGCCAGTACGCGGGCGCGACGGGGCGGGGCGGTCTCATCGTCATCGAGGGCAACGCGTCGTCGCGCTGCGGCATCTCGATGAAGGGGGTCGACATCGTCGTGGGCGGCAACGTCGGGCACATGTCGGCCTTCATGGCGCAGGCCGGCCGGCTCGTGGTGCTGGGCGACGCGGGGCATGGGCTCGGCGATTCCATCTACGAGGCGGAGCTCTACGTGCGCGGCACGGTCGCGAGCCTCGGCGCCGACTGCGAGGAGAAGGAGATGGACGGGCCGCACCGGGAGGCGCTCGCCGCGCTCCTCGCCGCGGCGGGCCTCGACGCCGACCCCGCCGCGTTCCGGCGCTACGGCTCGGCCCGCACGCTCTATCACTTCGACGTCGACAACGCCGACGCCTACTAA
- a CDS encoding FMN-binding glutamate synthase family protein — protein sequence MTKSPHAAQTPPQQSATFDDYTLAEIRRAAATGIYDIRGGGAKRKVPHFDDLVVLGASMSRYPLEGYRERCDTDVMLGTRYAGKPIHLKIPITIAGMSFGSLSGAAKEALGRGASLAGTSTTTGDGGMTDEERGHSERLVYQLLPSRYGMNPRDLRRADAIEVVIGQGAKPGGGGMLLGQKISARVAGMRTLPEGIDQRSACRHPDWTGPDDLAIKIGELREITDWQKPIFIKVGASRPYYDTALAVKAGADVVVLDGMQGGTAATQAVFIEHVGIPTLAAIRPAVKALQDLGMHREVQLVVSGGIRNGADVAKALALGADAVSIGSAALVALGDNDPRWEAEYQALGTTAGAYDDWHEGRDPAGITTQDPELMKRLDPVAAGRRLANYLKVMTMEAQTIARACGHNHVHNLEPEDLCALTIEAAAMAGVPLAGTNWIPGADRS from the coding sequence ATGACCAAGTCCCCCCACGCGGCCCAGACGCCGCCGCAGCAGTCTGCCACCTTCGACGACTACACCCTCGCCGAGATCCGCCGCGCCGCGGCGACCGGGATCTACGACATCCGCGGCGGCGGGGCGAAGCGCAAGGTGCCCCACTTCGACGACCTCGTGGTGCTGGGCGCGTCGATGTCGCGCTACCCGCTGGAGGGGTACCGCGAGCGCTGCGACACGGACGTCATGCTCGGCACCCGGTATGCCGGGAAGCCGATCCACCTGAAGATCCCCATCACGATCGCGGGGATGAGCTTCGGCTCGCTGTCCGGCGCCGCCAAGGAGGCGCTGGGGCGCGGGGCGAGCCTCGCCGGCACGTCCACCACCACCGGCGACGGCGGCATGACGGACGAGGAGCGCGGCCACTCCGAGCGGCTCGTCTACCAGCTCCTGCCGTCGCGCTACGGCATGAACCCGCGAGACCTGCGCCGGGCGGACGCGATCGAGGTGGTGATCGGCCAGGGCGCCAAGCCGGGCGGCGGCGGCATGCTGCTCGGTCAGAAGATTTCCGCGCGCGTCGCCGGGATGCGCACGCTCCCCGAGGGGATCGACCAGCGCTCGGCCTGTCGCCATCCGGACTGGACGGGGCCCGACGATCTCGCGATCAAGATCGGCGAGCTGCGCGAGATCACCGACTGGCAGAAGCCGATCTTCATCAAGGTCGGCGCCTCGCGCCCCTACTACGACACCGCGCTGGCGGTGAAGGCGGGCGCGGACGTTGTGGTGCTCGACGGCATGCAGGGCGGGACGGCGGCGACGCAGGCCGTCTTCATCGAGCACGTCGGCATTCCGACGCTGGCGGCGATCCGGCCGGCGGTGAAGGCGCTGCAGGACCTCGGCATGCACCGCGAGGTGCAGCTCGTCGTCTCCGGCGGCATCCGCAACGGCGCCGACGTCGCCAAGGCGCTGGCGCTGGGGGCGGACGCGGTGTCGATCGGCTCGGCCGCGCTGGTGGCGCTCGGCGACAACGACCCGCGGTGGGAGGCCGAGTACCAGGCGCTCGGCACCACCGCCGGCGCCTATGACGACTGGCACGAGGGGCGCGACCCCGCCGGCATCACGACGCAGGACCCCGAGCTGATGAAGCGACTGGACCCGGTCGCGGCCGGGCGGCGCCTCGCCAACTACCTCAAGGTCATGACCATGGAGGCGCAGACCATCGCGCGGGCATGCGGCCACAATCACGTGCACAACCTGGAGCCCGAAGACCTCTGTGCGCTGACGATCGAGGCGGCCGCCATGGCTGGCGTGCCGCTTGCTGGGACGAACTGGATACCCGGCGCGGACCGCTCGTAA
- the glnT gene encoding type III glutamate--ammonia ligase → MTDADGPTTDLAAYAADRQIKYFMISYTDLFGGQRAKLVPAAAIGGMQAEGAGFAGFASWLDMTPADADMLAVPDPSSVFQLPWKPEVAWVAANPVMNGAEVAQAPRNVLRAVLAKAAAKGLTVKTGIEAEFFLITPDGEAISDSADIAAKPCYDAQALMRRYDVIAEICDGMLGLGWEPYQNDHEDANGQFEMNWAFADTLVTADRHSFFKFMVKSIAEKHGLRATFMPKPFPGLTGNGCHMHLSIWDGAGRNLFEDPADEVGLSADARHFLGGIMRHAKALAAITNPTVNSYKRINAPVTLSGATWSPNTVTWSGNNRTHMVRVPGPGRFELRLADGAANPYLFQAAAIAAGLAGLEAKADPGPRSDVNMYAEGHLADGVKLPLNLLDALRAFEADGALQAALGGEVSAAFLKLKHQEWNDYSRHFTQWERANTLDI, encoded by the coding sequence ATGACTGACGCTGACGGCCCCACGACCGACCTCGCTGCCTACGCGGCGGACCGGCAGATCAAGTACTTCATGATCTCCTACACCGACCTGTTCGGGGGGCAGCGCGCGAAGCTCGTGCCGGCCGCGGCGATCGGCGGCATGCAGGCCGAAGGCGCCGGCTTCGCGGGCTTCGCGAGCTGGCTCGACATGACGCCGGCCGACGCCGACATGCTCGCCGTCCCGGACCCGTCGTCTGTCTTCCAGCTTCCGTGGAAGCCGGAGGTCGCGTGGGTCGCGGCGAACCCGGTGATGAACGGCGCCGAGGTGGCGCAGGCCCCGCGCAACGTGCTGCGGGCGGTGCTGGCGAAGGCCGCGGCGAAGGGGCTCACCGTCAAGACCGGCATCGAGGCCGAGTTCTTCCTCATCACGCCCGACGGCGAGGCGATCTCCGATTCCGCCGACATCGCCGCCAAGCCCTGCTACGACGCCCAGGCGCTGATGCGGCGCTACGACGTCATCGCCGAAATCTGCGACGGGATGCTGGGGCTCGGCTGGGAGCCGTACCAGAACGACCACGAGGACGCGAACGGCCAGTTCGAGATGAACTGGGCCTTCGCCGACACGCTGGTCACCGCCGACCGCCACTCGTTCTTCAAGTTCATGGTGAAGTCGATCGCGGAGAAGCACGGGCTTCGCGCGACCTTCATGCCCAAGCCGTTCCCGGGCCTCACCGGCAACGGCTGCCACATGCACCTCTCGATCTGGGACGGGGCGGGCAGGAACCTCTTCGAGGACCCGGCCGACGAGGTGGGGCTGTCGGCCGACGCCCGGCACTTCCTGGGCGGCATCATGCGCCACGCCAAGGCACTGGCGGCGATCACCAACCCGACCGTCAACTCCTACAAGCGCATCAACGCGCCGGTGACCCTGTCGGGCGCCACGTGGTCGCCCAACACGGTGACCTGGAGCGGCAACAATCGCACGCACATGGTTCGGGTGCCGGGGCCGGGCCGGTTCGAGCTGCGCCTCGCGGACGGTGCGGCGAACCCGTACCTCTTCCAGGCGGCGGCCATCGCGGCCGGCCTCGCCGGGCTGGAGGCGAAGGCCGATCCGGGGCCGCGCAGCGACGTCAACATGTATGCCGAGGGCCATCTCGCGGACGGGGTGAAGCTGCCGCTCAATCTCCTCGACGCACTGCGGGCGTTCGAGGCGGACGGCGCGCTCCAGGCCGCGCTGGGCGGGGAGGTCTCGGCCGCCTTCCTGAAGCTCAAGCACCAGGAGTGGAACGACTATTCCCGCCACTTCACCCAGTGGGAACGAGCCAATACGCTCGATATCTGA
- a CDS encoding NAD(P)/FAD-dependent oxidoreductase: MPGPTVEPVEGAATLPAEADVVVVGGGIIGTTTALELAERGLKVVLCEKGIIAGEQSSRNWGWVRLARRDPREIELMMASIRIWEGMAERVGADVGYTQCGVVVPFYDAASEAENTEWLKNVEGRQTRIERIDRDAVNRMLPQLNYEHNGGIYAPHDGRAEPQKAAPAVARAVMAKGGTVLTGCAVRALDVEGGVVKGVITEKGRIKAGAVVVAGGAWSRLLLRQAGVTLPQLKVINSVMRTTPVEDGPTVTVRGPNFSVRKRADGGYTISTLVANDFDLTPDSFRFFMKFWPAAKMEWRQLRPRLGPRFWREWREFAPWDPNTESPFEEIRILDPKPNKRLTDRAFAAAKKALPVLEKAEVAQRWAGMIDVTPDAVPVISKVESRPGLVIATGFSGHGFGLGPAGGRLAADLASGSAPFVDPAAFRLSRFFDGSRIVPLTGV; encoded by the coding sequence GTGCCAGGACCCACAGTCGAGCCGGTCGAGGGGGCCGCGACGCTCCCGGCCGAGGCGGATGTCGTCGTCGTCGGGGGCGGGATCATCGGCACCACGACGGCGCTGGAGCTCGCCGAGCGCGGCCTCAAGGTGGTGCTCTGCGAGAAGGGGATCATCGCCGGCGAGCAGTCGAGCCGCAACTGGGGCTGGGTGCGACTCGCCCGCCGCGATCCGCGCGAGATCGAGCTGATGATGGCCTCGATCCGCATCTGGGAGGGGATGGCCGAGCGCGTCGGCGCGGACGTCGGCTACACCCAGTGCGGCGTCGTCGTCCCGTTCTACGACGCCGCCTCGGAGGCCGAGAACACCGAGTGGCTGAAGAACGTCGAAGGCCGCCAGACGCGGATCGAGCGGATCGACCGCGACGCGGTCAACCGGATGCTGCCGCAGCTGAACTACGAGCATAATGGCGGCATCTACGCTCCCCACGACGGCCGTGCCGAGCCGCAGAAGGCCGCTCCCGCCGTCGCCCGCGCCGTGATGGCGAAGGGCGGCACCGTGCTGACGGGCTGCGCCGTGCGGGCGCTCGACGTCGAGGGCGGCGTCGTGAAGGGCGTCATCACCGAGAAGGGGCGGATCAAGGCGGGTGCCGTCGTCGTCGCGGGCGGGGCGTGGTCGCGCCTCCTGCTGCGGCAGGCGGGCGTGACCCTGCCGCAGCTCAAGGTCATCAACTCGGTCATGCGCACGACGCCGGTGGAGGACGGGCCGACGGTCACGGTGCGCGGCCCGAACTTCTCGGTCCGCAAGCGCGCGGACGGGGGGTACACGATCTCCACGCTGGTCGCCAACGACTTCGACCTGACGCCGGACAGCTTCCGCTTCTTCATGAAGTTCTGGCCCGCGGCGAAGATGGAGTGGCGCCAGCTCCGCCCGCGCCTCGGCCCGCGCTTCTGGCGCGAGTGGCGCGAATTCGCGCCGTGGGACCCGAATACGGAGAGCCCGTTCGAGGAGATCCGCATTCTCGATCCCAAGCCGAACAAGCGCCTGACGGACCGCGCCTTCGCCGCGGCGAAGAAGGCGCTCCCCGTGCTCGAGAAGGCCGAGGTGGCGCAGCGCTGGGCCGGCATGATCGACGTCACGCCCGACGCCGTGCCGGTGATCTCAAAGGTGGAGAGCCGGCCGGGGCTCGTGATCGCGACGGGCTTCTCCGGCCACGGCTTCGGGCTGGGGCCGGCCGGCGGACGCCTCGCGGCCGACCTTGCCAGCGGCTCGGCGCCGTTCGTGGACCCGGCGGCCTTCCGCCTGTCGCGCTTCTTCGACGGCTCGAGGATCGTACCCCTGACCGGGGTCTGA
- a CDS encoding amidohydrolase family protein translates to MDLILRDARLPGDAATSVDIGIEDGKIAAIATDLAAEGETLDLGGRLVTPGFVETHIHLDKSCILDRCSDQGGDITGAIAEVARAKGSFTPEDVYARGRRTVEKCILQGTTHMRTQLEVDPVVGLRGFEGVLQLVDDYRWAIDIEICVFPQEGLLNNPGTEELMVEAMRRGARVVGGAPYTDSDPHGQIDRVFAIAREFDADIDMHLDLSNDPTTLDLDYVCELAERYGRGGRTAIGHVTKLAYAGPETFADAARRLADAGVALTVLPSTDLFLMGRDQACGQSRGVTHAHRLLGYGVNCSLSTNNVLNPFTPFGDCSLVRMANLNANICHVGAAHDVVECFNMVTTRAARLMNIDGYGLEAGMAADLAVLDCDSPYAAVSELAPVLYAFKRGRRTMTRPAAQIHRPA, encoded by the coding sequence ATGGACCTCATCCTCCGAGACGCCCGCCTGCCCGGCGACGCCGCCACCAGCGTCGACATCGGCATCGAGGACGGCAAGATCGCCGCCATAGCGACGGACCTTGCCGCCGAGGGCGAGACGCTCGACCTCGGCGGCCGCCTCGTCACGCCGGGCTTCGTCGAGACGCACATCCACCTCGACAAGTCCTGCATCCTGGACCGCTGCTCGGACCAGGGCGGCGACATCACCGGGGCGATCGCAGAGGTCGCCAGGGCCAAGGGGAGCTTCACGCCCGAGGACGTCTACGCGCGCGGCCGCCGGACGGTCGAGAAGTGCATCCTCCAGGGCACCACGCACATGAGGACGCAGCTCGAGGTGGACCCGGTCGTCGGCCTGCGCGGCTTCGAAGGCGTCCTGCAGCTTGTCGACGACTACCGCTGGGCCATCGACATCGAGATCTGCGTCTTCCCCCAGGAGGGGCTCCTCAACAATCCCGGCACGGAGGAGCTGATGGTCGAAGCGATGAGGCGCGGCGCCAGGGTGGTCGGCGGCGCGCCCTACACCGACAGCGATCCCCACGGCCAGATCGACCGCGTCTTCGCCATCGCCCGCGAGTTCGACGCCGACATCGACATGCACCTCGACCTCAGCAACGACCCGACGACCCTCGACCTCGACTATGTCTGCGAGCTCGCCGAACGGTACGGGCGGGGCGGGCGCACCGCCATCGGCCACGTGACCAAGCTCGCATACGCCGGGCCCGAGACCTTCGCCGACGCGGCCCGGCGGCTCGCCGACGCTGGCGTCGCGCTGACCGTGCTGCCGTCCACCGATCTCTTCCTGATGGGCCGCGATCAAGCCTGCGGCCAGTCGCGCGGCGTCACCCATGCGCACAGGCTGCTCGGGTACGGGGTGAACTGTTCGCTCTCGACCAACAACGTCCTGAACCCGTTCACCCCGTTCGGCGACTGCTCGCTGGTCAGGATGGCGAACCTCAACGCCAACATCTGCCACGTCGGCGCGGCGCACGACGTCGTGGAGTGCTTCAACATGGTCACCACGCGCGCGGCCCGCCTGATGAACATCGACGGCTACGGCCTCGAGGCCGGCATGGCGGCCGATCTCGCGGTCCTCGACTGCGACAGCCCCTACGCCGCCGTTTCCGAGCTGGCGCCAGTGCTCTACGCGTTCAAGCGCGGGCGGCGGACGATGACGCGGCCGGCGGCGCAGATCCACCGCCCGGCCTGA
- a CDS encoding cupin domain-containing protein produces MAIDKEHKEFHPVDLTEGFAPPPGYPEGIKQKILAGFLDEEKKVGNRTRLLKFDPGVYTTKPFVHDYFEEVYLVSGDLTVGNDENGEGGEAFEPNTYACRPPGAVHGPFKSENGCVLIEIHYYPES; encoded by the coding sequence ATGGCCATCGACAAGGAACACAAGGAATTCCACCCCGTGGACCTGACGGAGGGGTTCGCGCCGCCTCCCGGCTACCCGGAGGGGATCAAGCAGAAGATCCTGGCGGGCTTCCTCGATGAGGAGAAGAAGGTCGGCAACCGCACGCGCCTCCTGAAGTTCGACCCGGGCGTCTACACCACGAAGCCGTTCGTGCACGACTACTTCGAGGAGGTGTACCTCGTCTCCGGCGACCTCACCGTCGGCAACGACGAGAACGGCGAAGGCGGCGAGGCGTTCGAGCCCAACACCTACGCCTGCCGCCCGCCGGGCGCCGTGCACGGCCCGTTCAAGTCCGAGAACGGCTGCGTCCTGATCGAGATCCACTACTACCCGGAGAGCTGA